One window from the genome of Pseudalkalibacillus hwajinpoensis encodes:
- a CDS encoding NfeD family protein → MCICFMMMVFLPFFGELVLGEGEGDLVTFIPVEQEVERGLEAFLKRSIQDAEDQGADHIVLEINTPGGAVNAADNIAKIMKASDVPITAYVTNRALSAGAYIALNADQIIMEPGALMGSAAIIDQSGNTAGKKAESFWHAAMKSAAELNDRDPKYALAMADPDVDLPDYNAPKGELLTLNDQEAVKVGYAEGTAEDRTELLSVLNLKDAEVSDAEVSIAERIARFVTNPIIIPILLSIGSLGLVLELYSPGFGVPGFMGAGALLLFFFGHMIAGFAGWESLLLLIVGVVLIIVEIFIPGFGIFGVLGAVGVVASIVLASGQSMQYVLIAVLIAVAVTIGGSYLFIRLFGYRGFFKKIVLSDSTKSEFGYVSNATREELLGMEGVAVTPLRPSGIAEFGDERLDVVTEGSFLTVGTAVKVVKTNGSRVIVRENK, encoded by the coding sequence ATGTGTATTTGCTTCATGATGATGGTTTTTCTTCCGTTCTTTGGAGAGTTAGTTTTGGGTGAAGGCGAAGGAGATCTCGTTACATTTATACCTGTTGAGCAGGAAGTGGAGCGAGGGTTGGAAGCATTTCTAAAACGGTCGATCCAGGATGCGGAGGACCAGGGAGCTGATCACATTGTGTTAGAAATTAACACGCCTGGAGGGGCAGTGAATGCGGCTGATAATATTGCCAAGATTATGAAAGCATCAGACGTTCCGATTACAGCATATGTTACGAATCGAGCACTTTCAGCTGGCGCTTATATTGCTTTAAATGCGGATCAGATTATTATGGAACCAGGAGCGCTTATGGGATCGGCTGCTATCATTGATCAATCTGGCAATACGGCAGGAAAGAAAGCAGAGTCTTTCTGGCATGCGGCTATGAAATCTGCCGCAGAACTTAATGATCGAGATCCAAAGTATGCGCTAGCAATGGCTGATCCTGATGTAGACCTTCCGGATTATAATGCACCTAAAGGTGAGCTTTTAACGCTTAACGATCAGGAAGCTGTGAAAGTTGGATATGCCGAAGGGACTGCAGAAGATCGCACAGAACTACTAAGCGTTCTAAATCTTAAGGATGCCGAAGTAAGTGATGCCGAAGTTAGTATTGCAGAGAGAATTGCACGCTTTGTTACAAATCCTATTATTATTCCCATCTTATTATCTATAGGGAGTTTGGGACTTGTATTGGAACTGTATTCACCTGGATTTGGAGTACCAGGATTTATGGGAGCGGGTGCTCTTCTACTGTTCTTCTTTGGTCATATGATTGCTGGTTTTGCTGGATGGGAATCTCTTCTTCTATTGATTGTCGGAGTTGTGCTGATCATCGTCGAGATATTCATTCCTGGCTTTGGAATATTCGGCGTTCTTGGGGCGGTAGGCGTTGTGGCGAGTATTGTTCTTGCTTCAGGACAATCGATGCAATACGTTTTAATTGCGGTCCTTATTGCCGTTGCCGTTACAATTGGTGGTTCTTATCTGTTCATTCGGCTGTTCGGCTATCGTGGCTTCTTCAAAAAAATTGTTCTTTCTGATTCAACGAAGTCAGAATTTGGGTATGTCTCAAATGCTACTCGGGAAGAATTGCTTGGAATGGAAGGTGTAGCGGTGACTCCGCTTAGACCATCGGGCATAGCGGAGTTTGGAGACGAACGTCTGGACGTTGTAACGGAGGGGAGTTTCTTAACAGTTGGGACAGCAGTTAAGGTTGTAAAAACAAATGGATCTAGAGTCATTGTAAGAGAAAATAAATAG
- the floA gene encoding flotillin-like protein FloA (flotillin-like protein involved in membrane lipid rafts), producing the protein MDTGTLGLLVIVGLVIIGLAILFTFVPVMLWISALAAGVRVSIFNLVGMRLRRVIPSRVINPLIKAVKAGLELSTNQLESHYLAGGNVDRVVNALIAAHRANIELSFERGAAIDLAGRDVLEAVQMSVNPKVIETPFIAGVAMDGIEVKAKARITVRANIDRLVGGAGEDTVIARVGEGIVSTIGSSGNHKKVLENPDMISHTVLSKGLDAGTAFEILSIDIADIDIGKNIGAVLQTDQAEADKNIAQAKAEERRAMAVAQEQEMRARVEEMRAKVVEAEAEVPMAMAEALRAGNIGVMDYMNLKNIEADTDMRDMIGKPNQEEDEDDR; encoded by the coding sequence ATGGATACTGGAACGTTAGGTTTATTAGTTATAGTAGGGTTAGTTATTATTGGTTTAGCGATTCTTTTCACGTTTGTACCTGTTATGTTGTGGATTTCAGCATTAGCAGCTGGTGTGCGAGTTAGTATTTTTAACCTTGTGGGGATGAGATTACGTCGAGTTATTCCATCACGCGTTATTAATCCGTTAATTAAAGCTGTAAAAGCGGGACTTGAGTTAAGTACAAATCAATTAGAAAGCCACTACCTTGCTGGTGGTAACGTTGACCGTGTTGTTAATGCGTTAATTGCAGCGCACCGCGCGAATATAGAACTGAGCTTTGAACGAGGCGCGGCGATTGATCTTGCGGGTAGAGATGTATTAGAAGCTGTGCAAATGAGTGTTAACCCGAAAGTGATTGAAACCCCTTTTATCGCAGGTGTTGCGATGGATGGAATTGAAGTAAAAGCAAAAGCAAGAATTACAGTGCGTGCTAACATTGACCGCCTTGTAGGTGGAGCTGGTGAAGATACTGTTATTGCTCGAGTAGGCGAAGGTATTGTTAGTACAATTGGTTCTTCTGGAAATCATAAGAAGGTACTTGAGAACCCAGATATGATTTCTCATACGGTTCTTTCCAAAGGGTTAGATGCAGGTACGGCATTTGAGATTCTCTCAATCGATATTGCTGACATTGATATCGGTAAAAATATCGGTGCGGTTCTACAAACGGATCAAGCTGAAGCAGATAAAAATATTGCGCAAGCGAAAGCTGAAGAGCGTCGTGCGATGGCTGTTGCCCAAGAGCAAGAAATGCGCGCTCGCGTAGAGGAAATGCGTGCTAAAGTTGTTGAAGCAGAGGCTGAGGTACCGATGGCAATGGCTGAAGCCCTAAGAGCTGGTAATATTGGAGTAATGGACTATATGAATTTAAAGAACATTGAAGCAGATACAGATATGCGTGACATGATTGGGAAACCGAATCAGGAAGAAGATGAGGATGATCGCTAA
- the yqfC gene encoding sporulation protein YqfC — protein sequence MAKWKHGLKSWLTRRLELPADAVMDLPRITMVGQLHIYIENHQGVLKFSNEEVRLLLKNGQLLIKGKDFMLKTILPEEILLEGKIEHVSYLDRPNN from the coding sequence ATGGCAAAGTGGAAGCATGGTCTAAAAAGCTGGTTAACCCGAAGGTTAGAGCTTCCTGCAGATGCAGTCATGGATTTACCACGAATAACCATGGTAGGGCAGCTGCATATCTACATAGAGAATCATCAAGGTGTTTTAAAATTCTCTAATGAAGAAGTTCGCCTCCTTCTTAAGAATGGCCAATTGTTGATTAAAGGAAAAGATTTTATGCTTAAGACAATTCTTCCAGAAGAGATACTTCTTGAGGGTAAAATTGAACATGTTTCTTACCT